A region of the Apium graveolens cultivar Ventura chromosome 6, ASM990537v1, whole genome shotgun sequence genome:
AATAACGTTCCATAACCTCCTGCAGACCCGAATCCCAATCCACCTCATTACCATCACTATCTTGCAGAGTTGTTATCTGATTTTTCTTCCTATGAACTTTTGCTGAAGCGTGAAAAAACTTATTGTTTTGATCGCCTTCTCTTAACCAAAGATGCTTAGAACGTTGTCTCCAAAAGATTTCTTGCTGGCTATAAATCTCAGTCAACTTTTTAGATTCCTCTTGATATAATTTGATTGACCTTGCATCCCTTTTTGCATTCGCTGATTTCATGATTCGTTTACACTCATTTATTCTAGTTCTGAAGTTTCCTGTAATTTCTTTCCCCCACTTCATTAACACCTCTGAACATCTTGCTAGCTTCTCCTTAAGAGTTTTTCCTTGCTTAGAACTCCAAACATCCTTCACAATTTCCCCACACATCGGATCACGTAACCATGCTTCTCAAATTTAAAACGCCTACATGTAACCATCATAGGAATACTGACTGGTTCAAGTAACAAAGGGTTGTGATCTGAGGTTAAAACTTTCAAATTTGATAACTTGGCCTCTGTGAAAACTTGTAGAAAACTACTTGAAGCCAAAGCTCTATCCAACTTGATTTCAATCCATTGATCTGTCCCATGGCCTATTTCCCATGTGTATCTGTAACCTTGTAGTTCCATATCGTTCAAATCACAATCATCTAACACTGACTGTAAGCCTCTGATTAACCATGTTGGATACGGACGCCCGCCTTTCTTATCCTCCTGATTCAGAACGTTATTCATATCACCTATTAAACACCAAGGCATTGCACTTTGATTATTCAGACTTCTTATAAGTGCCCAAGTTTCCATTCTTTTTGTTCGATCCGGCTCGCCATAAATTCCTGTTAAACGATACTTTTGAACACCCTTCATCTcaatcaaaacatcaatatgaTTTTTGCTCAAAGACAATAAAATAACATCCTCCTTATTTCTCCAAAGAAAAGCAAGACCACCACTGTGTCCTTGAGAGTCAACAGCTATAGCACCCTCAAAACCTAACATGTCTCTGACCCTATCCACTTTATTCTTATTGCAGAGAATTTCACAAGGAAAACAAAATTGGGTTTTTTTTGGAGTACAAACTCCTTAAGAAATTGTAAGGCCCATGGGGTCCCAAGCCCACGGCAATTCCAGCTAAAGGTATTCATTGTGATAGGCGGACCTCTACTCCGAAGCTCGCCTTTTGCACATTTTTTGGATCATTATTAATCCTTGAAATTATGTTGGAATCCGGGTCCATAAATTCCCTTGCACCCTGCTCAAGGCCCATTTGTAATTCATTACTTACATTTCCCTCTGTAGCTACATTCACAATTCTAATATTAAAAAAATGCATGTTTGATTCAAAAATAAGGTTAGAAGCTATATACACCAAAGGTGGAAGAAACTACCTCACAAATGCGGGTACTGCTGATTGTTTGAACTTTGATTATTAAGTAAACAAAACTATGCCTAGACCAATTCATTGCCAGGCCATTAAGTTCAAAAAAAAGCCCAATTTAGACATGGCAGAGGTCTCAAGTACTCTCGTCTCGACTCAGTTAGTTCTCCGTTCAATGGCTGAAACGCATTTACTGAAGCCTTTAGTCTATCCCATTATTTTCCAAAAAAAACAACTAGCAACTCAAACTCCGCAGTCGCAACATTAAATTAAAATCTAAATATAAGTGACGTTTCAAAAACTAGCAAGCTCAAGCAATCTCTAATAGGAGGTTGATTTGATAGTTGATGGTCAACGTCGACGTCGCCGTCGCTTGTCAACTAAACTGTTTGGACTATAGTCTTTGTCTTCTCCGATGTTGTCAACCTATGTCTATATAATATGAGAGGAGTATCATTTTTACTTTGAACGCCTAATTGCACTCGAATCTGTTGTATTTACCTAGACTTTTACGATAGCTCCAGGAGCTTGTCCTTTTATGATAGCTGTTAACTTGTAGGAGCTTGTCCCCAGGTTCCCCGTTTTAGGTTCCATTATCGCTCATTCAAATAGAATCAGAATTTTATCAGGTTAATTTACAAGTAATAGTTTTAAAAAATGGTTTGTCTGAGCACATTTTGAcatctaatatttattttttgtTGAGTTGGATGATATTTTTTTTTTGAGAACAATTTATTAATTAGTTAAAATATTTATGATGATGCAAAATATGGTATCCTGCAAGTTTTAGAAGTACAATCCAAAcaattactccctccgtcccggtCATTTGTATACAAATGGTTTGGGCACGGAGGACAAGAAAGATAATAAAATAATGTTAGTTTTGTTAAGATAGTGGGATtagatatattataaaatttttactatttttgttaagtttgaaatgtatagaaaaaaaagaaaagtgTATAGAAATGAACGGGAAGAAGAAGCAAATTATTTATGAGGATACATATTGAACATctcataataataataatatatgggATGGAGATGGAAGGGCAAAAGTTGAAGTAAAATCTCACCTTCTTTTTATCTTCTTGTTGACAATCAGAGCGCAGTGATGTCTGTTGTTTGTTGGCATAAGCAAGCTTGAGGGCACCATTTCTCAAGTCAAAATCAATTTTAACTTATTAGTAACATTATTTATATATAATCCACACATACACAAACACGTAACTGTATACACAGTTTCACACACACATGCAGTCAATTCTTAGTTATTTTGTGTCGGCTGCAAGGGAAGTATCTTTGAAGGCCAGAAAGTTTTATAATATTGCATGTACCTACTCTGAACTACTAACCATTACAATCAACAGATTTTGTAATCAAAAATTGGCTCAATTAGATTAATAGATCATATTTTGACGTAAAATAATGCTAATTACCGATACAATTAAATTTTATGCAATGCTCATTGCATACGCTATGGTTATAGATAGATTATTTTATGCAAAATTTACGAAAATCACCACACACTTGCAGGGAGTTCCTTTTGACTTAAAATTTCCAGTCACTATTTAAACTCTTTGTGGTTGAGATTTGTCAATGGTTGGTTAATGGttagtcacaagtcaaaaagTTTTTAAGATATACAACAAGATAACTTGATTAGTTACTCTACACGATGATATCAATGTCCGCATGACACATTGATGCATTGCATGATTTGCCCTCTTCATGTAACCTATATCTACAAATCAAACATATTCGTTATATCTCTTTCATCTCGTTTTAGAACAAGTTAAACCCTACAAAATATAAGAAAAGGTAGACAGGAAAAGAAAATTACAACAATTAATCTGCCAAAAATGTAGCAGATGCTGCAAACTTCTCAGTGAAACCTTTTTTATATCTCCAGTACAGATGTTTAACTTTGAGTGGAACTTTTTAATCTATGGACAGATGTTTAAACTCTGATGTAAAACTAGAATTAAAATAAAGAGCTACGTACAGAACCGTGTGAAAATGGTGAATTATAACATTTATATATATCCTATATGTAGATTGAATGGGAGGTAAACAATATCAGAGCCTGGAGCAGTTGAAGCTGCTCCTTTATTTAGAAAAGTAAATTCAGAGTAAAGTTACAAGAAAGAAGGAGAAAATAAAACATTGGTCACTTTGTAACCCTCACTTTTCATTtaaaatcaaaacattatatctacTTTACAAAATACAGTTTGCAAGTCTTAAATTTTAATATCAACTACAACATGCATCCCTTgcagttataaaattaaaattgagatgttaatattaataactaaaattttaaattaattaaaatatttattttaatgcattttttacattaaaaaaattatagCTATTTTCTATTAGTAATACTATAAATTAATCGTAATattaaatacttaaaatatatttatcaagaaaaatatatgtttatatatataatcataaagtttctaaatatatctatattttaaaattttaaaaattatactgagtaataaaataattgacattaatattatttttataatttggaattctaaattttagtttaatttaaaaaaatttaaaattattatttaaatattttgctgAATTTCAATTTTACCCTCCACgatataaatatttttaacaaaatgGTTAAAAGGATGCATATTATATTTGATATCTAAAGTTAGGGGTTCCAAACTGTATTTTTGAAAGTAagtatataattttattatttaataaaatgtAGGTATTGCAAAATGCAATTAACTCTAGTTCAAATTGCCAAAAGTTTAGAATAAGAACAAGACATTATTGATGATCATATTATGATGATGAAATAAGACTTGATTCAATATTTAAGTACCTAGAAGCAGCAAACTGGAACAAGGCAAACCTAGCTAGTTAAAAAAAAGTAGCAAAACAAAACGAATTTAACAGCTTCATTTTATCCATAATCTAGGTAAATTGGTTTATAAATTAATTACATTCAACCATTGTTAGTcatttattaaattatatatatattgacctTCCCATATGGATGGAGGATATCCCAGCTCTTTTAAATAGGAAGTTGTTGTTCAAGCATTAGCACTAAGAGCCATATATCTCCAGACTGACTTGTTGGGGATAAAAAAATTATTGTCCCTGTTAGATGGGCCGATCTCCGAGCAGTGGCAACGAAGGTTTAAAGAAGGGGCCATGGACTCCAGAAGAGGATAAGATATTGGTGAATTATATTCAAAAGAATGCAGGGCATGGAAGCTGGAGAGCACTTCCTAAGCTAGCTGGTTTAAACAGGTGCGGTAAAAGCTGCAGGCTGAGGTGGACTAATTATTTAAGGCCTGATATTAAGAGGGGTAAGTTTTCAGATGAAGAGGAGCAGATGATCATCAACCTGCATTCTGCTATTGGAAACAAGTAAGTTCATGATCATAAGAATGCATGTGTTTGTAGTGTACTACGTCTACGTGTCTCGTCGTGTGTGTGTGTGGGTGGTTGTGCAGCACGCTGTAAACGAACTAAACATGCATAATAGCACAATACGGCTTTAACATTGGGAAGCCAAGTTGCATACAGAAGTAGATTTCACTTAACATTTTGGCCTAATTAAAAAATTATGTTCAATACCAATTTAGTGTTAAAAAATTATGTTATATCCGGTAGGTGATCACTTGGTGAGCCATGTAATTGTCTTTTTTGTTCTTGACTAAATCATTTCAATAAAAAGAGCAATCGTTCTACAGAATTTCTAAAGATTAGGAGGAACAGAACCCTCCTTTTGATTGTACGATCACCTGTACTTCAAGATTGTTTGGCAAGAAAATGTGCAGCTTGATAGGCAGATCATTTAACAAATTGTATTGATGTTTACAAATAGAACTGTAGTTGATCATCTTTAATACTGAACACTTGGCCGATTGGCTCCTTTTTTTTGTGCTTTCTTTCACTTTGGTTATGGGCACTTAACTCATATATATTTATGTACCTAATTTCAGGTGGTCACAAATTGCTGCCCATCTTCCGGGAAGGACAGATAATGAAATCAAGAACTTCTGGAATACTCATGTCAGAAAGAAGCTTGTCAACAGTGGTATTGACCCAAAAACACATGAACCTATGATTATAAACCAGCTCAATAATTTTCTAGCTAATTACTCACATTTGCTGTCCACCTCAAACTTAACCAACTTAGTGATCGCGAATCCTTTGGATAGTGCCCTAGCTAGCCTAAGATCACTCCTCCCACAACCTGCACCAAATATGCAACTCTTGCAAAACCTATGGCAGATCATAAATAGTACTAAACCACTCCCATATGCCATTCAAGAAAATAGTCTCTTGCAATCCTCATATTTATCTCAATGCAATGGGCTTAGTAATGGAACAAATGCTCCTTATAACCAAGATTCCTATACCTTTCCAAACACACATATCCCTCTAAGTCTAGGTGAAGATTTTGCCATCAACAACTCATCTGCATTCCACATGAAAGGCCGATTAAGGCCAGAAGTTTTCCATAACGATGCAATTAAAAACAGTTCTCAGAAGGAAACCATGCTTCCTTCATTAGTTTCAGCCACTGATATGGAGTCCTTTGGTGTGAAGCCAATGAATCAAACTAGCTTTCCCACTGAACCACCAGCTGCCTCGGAAATGGTTGGGACTTGGGAAGACCTACTGGAAGATGGAGATGGGTGTAATAGTTTCTGGAAAGATCTGATTAAAGATCTCTAGTGATGGTCTGAATATTGCAATTTCATTGATTAATTTCCATTGGACAGGAACATGTGCCAGTGTATCCTCAATTTTCAGTTAAAATAATATATgtttattaatttttataattaccAAAGAATCAGAAAATAGTTCATGTATGAGATAATATACACTACTTCAAAGGATGAACGAACCGGGTCCGGGAGTAAGGAGTTCTTTGAGGAACAGAAACTACTCTGTCCATTTATGATTTTCTTTTTACCAATTAAGGAAGATAAATAGTGCAAAGTACAGTACAGCTTAAATTTTGTTGGTCAGTCGTCCATAATTCGAATACTAGTTAGGGTTCTTGTCActaatttttaaataatcatttatatattagaaatatccagaaATTATATAATTCTAAAATAATTACGTTTATTTACGTATTAGTGTGATATCTGGTTGTTAATGTCAATTAactttaatttaatatttaagttCACTCTATATTAATggaatataattatattttaaatttattatatttaatcATAATGGTGTTTTTTTGGCAAAAATCATGAAGCTTATAGACATGCCTTTTACAACAAGTACCCCTTGGTTTATGGCGGTACATTTGTAAATTACTTTCCAAATAAAGTGCACAATATCATATTGTTTGTGCCTATGCTGGATGCTCTTACTAGACACTCGTTTGAAAGCCCACTCCAACTTCTCAAAAATACTTTTAACTAGTAGTAATAATTTAGACTTAATTGTATTTTATATATTCGAATAATATTAATTTTGCACAAAAATAGCTAAAATTTTATTCATGTAAATGTGATGcctaaattataattttttataatatagGGACTCCGTACATTAGCCgttaaaattttatgttaaaTCTTAATAGATGCAGGGGTAAAATTGTCAAAACATGTTTAAATTATTATAAATGTGCATatatattcatttttttattttttaagcTAAACATATTATTTGGACTAAAAATTTTTATGGTAGCCTAATCAGAGTCCTGCTAAGCACTAGTAAAAAATTGGAATTTATTTAAGAAAttttcaatttattaaaaatattttggaATAACTTATGTAATAGAAAAATGTAtatataaaatcattcttaattcCTTGTTTATGATGAACAAATGTTTTTGACTTGGAATTTTATGATAACTTATTCACCATTTTAGTAAGCAATAGCAATTATTTTGGATTTATAGaagaaatatttaatttattaaaaattaaacaaaaaagcttacataataaaaaaaattcattttttatgTTTAAACTAACTTTTTGACTTCAATTTTTTTATGCCATGTTAATCTGTGTACCGGAAAGCACTAGTAAATATTTGGGATTTATTTAAGTTATTTTTAGTTTAATAAAATCGTTAAAAgacgaatatatatatatacatattataattatataagtGGTTTTTGACAAATATATCCctgaatttattaatatttaattaaaaaattaacgGCTAAAGGGCGGAATCCctatattataaaaaaattaaaaaattagcCATCACATTGGCATTGgcatgaaaaaaaaattaactaataaaattattattattcaggTATATAAAATGCAATTAAGTCAATAATCTATTAACTCGGCCCAAATTTGAAATGGGAGTGTTATGTTTAAGTCGTTGCACCGGAGTTGGAGGAGAAATAGCAGATTCACGActaaaaaattagaaaataatcGTAAACAACTTCCTAGCTGATACATGTCAAGGTTTTTCTCTCCAAGTCCCATTTATGAATAATTGTCTATTCCAAGATTAAATAAGCCCTTGTAGTTGAAATACACGATGGACTAAAATGAAGCAACTTAGTAGAAAGTAGATTAGGGATTTGCATTCTGCTGCACATAAAAACCTTTTTTCGTGGTCAAAATGCGTGAATGATTTTAACATTCAATTTAGGGtgtgttggaaaatatgggtataagtcccatattggtaagtcatatttttgagcattatgactaaatgatgtgtgagatatgatgatattctcttaataatggaaattattattttccattagaatttggctcaaatattatggcataaattaatttgattttgtttcagattaattgatatggtgtatgtcttgatatatttaatctgattctgtttcagattatttatggaatagagtagcttgcaagtattacaccgattccataattaatgatatttaattatggaaaagagtagcgcacaagtctatctacacctatataaacacctctaaggcgttagagttagacacaccaaaaaaacatattcgcctctaaacacaaatctctctctctcggtgatagtttcgtgcccgttcaagctcgctgaaggtgctcgttatccgtaacgccgccgctacctcgttttatcctgggaggctatcgactcgcacatacggtgagaggcgaaatagctttaaggagacagtttcaactggactcgaggatctctcttctgtttatatcttttcttcctccgtttgatttcgtttactcacgcacacacttgtttgattatttgtattaatcgcagattgttttcacaatcttaaagctaattattttatatacatctgtgactgatacatctgtatctgcttgttttgttgagtaacagatcgatggagaaccaaactgtgaacgattcgatgaacatgacggctgatcccaacgcacagatcactggatctgatggggttcaccagcagccgattaaccctaacgcacggatcgtacgatctgatgggggtcaaacgcctgttggacatgtgccttcgggacatgtgcatgtgggacacactgtcattggacagtttagtgttcctcttggacagatatcggcaggattcactcctccgatcatacctgcggtgcctactggtgtgcatacacctgtagtacagacgcacgtaccatctgttccacccgtggtgcctgctgcacctgttatgccaactgtgcctgctgcacatgctgaaaaacctgagaagttcaacggaacgaacttcaaacgttggcaacaaaagatgcacttttatctgaccacgttgcatatggatcgcttccttaaggaagaaccaccgttgctcactgctgagagtaacatgcagactgtgtatgttgctgatgcttggaagcactccgactacatctgtcggaactatgtgttaaattgtttgtctgactcgttgtataacgtatatagcgcgaagccaacagctaaagtcttatgggagtcacttgaccataagtataaaaccgaggacgctggggcaaagaagtggattgttggccgctttcttgattataagatggcagactctaagactgtggtcagtcaggtgcaggaactgcaggtgatcattcatgacattcatgctgagggaatggtcataagtgagtctttccaagttgctgctgttattgaaaagcttccacctggatggaaagatttcaagaactaccttaagcacaagcgaaaggagatgtctatggaggatcttattgttagacttcgtattgaagaagacaacagagggtccgagaaaAAAATTAACGTTaccactgagaaggcaaacatggtggagcatgctcaaagctccaagcccaagaaggctaattctggtaaaggggcaaagctggcacccaagggagggatttcgaagtcgaagtttcaagggaagtgctacaactgtgataaagttggtcataggtcttctgactgcaagaagcccaagaagcccaacaagaagaaagaagcaaacatggtagagaatatctccaaggagatgggtgacatagacctctgtgctacggtctctgaagtgaacctggtcggttctaatccacgtgaatggtggattgatactggtgctactaggcatgtttgctcagacaaggcggttttctctagcctcaaagcttccgatgctgg
Encoded here:
- the LOC141664858 gene encoding uncharacterized protein LOC141664858 codes for the protein MLGFEGAIAVDSQGHSGGLAFLWRNKEDVILLSLSKNHIDVLIEMKGVQKYRLTGIYGEPDRTKRMETWALIRSLNNQSAMPWCLIGDMNNVLNQEDKKGGRPYPTWLIRGLQSVLDDCDLNDMELQGYRYTWEIGHGTDQWIEIKLDRALASSSFLQVFTEAKLSNLKVLTSDHNPLLLEPVSIPMMVTCRRFKFEKHGYVIRCVGKL
- the LOC141664859 gene encoding transcription factor MYB53-like, which codes for MGRSPSSGNEGLKKGPWTPEEDKILVNYIQKNAGHGSWRALPKLAGLNRCGKSCRLRWTNYLRPDIKRGKFSDEEEQMIINLHSAIGNKWSQIAAHLPGRTDNEIKNFWNTHVRKKLVNSGIDPKTHEPMIINQLNNFLANYSHLLSTSNLTNLVIANPLDSALASLRSLLPQPAPNMQLLQNLWQIINSTKPLPYAIQENSLLQSSYLSQCNGLSNGTNAPYNQDSYTFPNTHIPLSLGEDFAINNSSAFHMKGRLRPEVFHNDAIKNSSQKETMLPSLVSATDMESFGVKPMNQTSFPTEPPAASEMVGTWEDLLEDGDGCNSFWKDLIKDL